In the Carboxydothermus hydrogenoformans Z-2901 genome, TTACTCCTTCCCAGCGCATTTAGAAATCCCCCTCAGCTCTTATTACGTTGGCAATTTCTCGCACCGTGGACATCCCTTTTAAGATGGAAACCGCATCTCTGATATGCCGCTCTTTTACCCGGTGGGTCATAACCACCAGCTCTGCTAAATCTTCGATGGAGCGTTTTTGAATAACCGAAGCAATGCTAACCCCCTGATTACCAAACACCTGGGCAACCGAAGCCAAAACCCCGGGTTTATCTTCCACCACAAGTCTAATATAATACTTGGTGCTAATTTCCCCGATAGGTTTTACCGGCTTTTCCAGGTAACAGGTACACCCAATTCGTCCGGTATCGTGGTGGCTAATATTTTTTACCGCCTCAATAATATCCCCAACCACAGCACTGGCAGTAGGGAACTCTCCCGCTCCCCGGCCGTAAAACATCAGAGGTCCCACCGCATCCCCTTCCACAAAAATGGCGTTAAAAACATCATTAACCGCCGCTAAAGGATGGCTCTGGGGAATAATGGTAGGATGTACCCTTACCTCAATCCCTTCCTCATCTTCTTTGGCAATCCCCAGCAATTTTATAACTCCACCCAGCTCCCGGGCGTACTGAATGTCAATGGGAGTAATCCGGGTAATCCCTTCGGCATACACATCTTTAAAAGTCACCCGGGAGTTAAACGCTATGGAGGCTAAGATGGCAAGCTTTCTTGCCGCATCAAACCCTTCCACATCGGAAGTTGGGTCCGCTTCGGCATAGCCTTTTTCCTGAGCTTCTTTTAGCACCTCTTCATAGGGAGCACCGTATAATGACATTTTGGTAAGCATATAATTTGTGGTTCCGTTAATGATTCCGATAACTTCTTTAAAATTGTTTCCCGCAAGGCTTTCCTTTAAGGTTCTAATAATGGGGATTCCCCCGGCCACACTGGCCTCAAATAAAAAGTCTACTCCCTGTTCTTCATGCGTGGCAAAAAGCTCCCGGCCATGTTCGGCAACCATGTCTTTATTGGCGGTTATTACACTTTTGCCGTTTTGCATTGCCTGTAAAACGTAATCCAGAGCCGGTTTAATCCCGCCCATCACTTCTACCACAATTTTTATTTCCGGATCATCAATTACCTCCCGGGGGTTTTCGGTAAATAAATTTGAAAGCTCGGGGTAAGTTTTTTGATACTTTTCGAGATTTCTGACCAATACCTTGGCAATTTCCACTTCTACGCCCAAGGTGTTATAAATTTTTTCCCGGTGGGAGTTTAAAACTTTATAAACTCCCCGCCCCACCGTACCAAAACCCAGAAGTCCAATTTTGACCGCTGCCATTTCCTCTCCCCCTTGTTTTTTTGTTTTTAACTCTGGCCTACTAACTCCACTTTGCTTACTCCATCCATTTGGCTTAACGCTTCTAAAAGCTCCTCTATACTCACCTTCATTTCTTCGGTTTCTATGCTGATGGTTACATTGGCAATTCCTCCCAAGGGCAGGTTTTGATTAATTGTTAAAACGTTTCCCTGGTACTGGGCGATAAAGTTCAAAACTTTAGATAGAACCCCGGCCCGGTGTTCCAAGTTTAACGCCAAAGTAATAATTTTTCCCGAAGCTTTATGGTAAAAGGGAAAAACCCCGTCTTTATACTTATAAAAAGCGCTCCGGGAAATCCCCACCTTTTCCACCGCCTCATTGACCGTAAGCTCCGGCCTTTTGCTAAGTAACTCCTTGACCTCGGCGGTTTTCCGGATGGCTTCCGGAAGAATGTCCACAGCCACCAGTAAAAATTTGGTTTTTTTCATCTTCCTACCCCTCTATGTCCTTGTAGGGTGGATTTTTATCCGTAATTGGTAGACATTATAACATTGTTTTCCCCGTTTGACAAGATGTTTTGGTAAATTTACGCATAAAAAAACAACCTGCTTTAAATTAAAGCAAGTTGTAATCACTTACCGTAATATCATAAAAAATCCTACTTGGCAAAATAAATTACTCCCGGTAAATCTTTAAAATGCTGGTCAGAAGTCACCACCCGACAACCAAAAGCTGAGCCAGTAGCATAAATAATAGCATCAGCCATAGGTAAGCCATAACGAATAGCTACCTCAGCAGC is a window encoding:
- a CDS encoding homoserine dehydrogenase translates to MAAVKIGLLGFGTVGRGVYKVLNSHREKIYNTLGVEVEIAKVLVRNLEKYQKTYPELSNLFTENPREVIDDPEIKIVVEVMGGIKPALDYVLQAMQNGKSVITANKDMVAEHGRELFATHEEQGVDFLFEASVAGGIPIIRTLKESLAGNNFKEVIGIINGTTNYMLTKMSLYGAPYEEVLKEAQEKGYAEADPTSDVEGFDAARKLAILASIAFNSRVTFKDVYAEGITRITPIDIQYARELGGVIKLLGIAKEDEEGIEVRVHPTIIPQSHPLAAVNDVFNAIFVEGDAVGPLMFYGRGAGEFPTASAVVGDIIEAVKNISHHDTGRIGCTCYLEKPVKPIGEISTKYYIRLVVEDKPGVLASVAQVFGNQGVSIASVIQKRSIEDLAELVVMTHRVKERHIRDAVSILKGMSTVREIANVIRAEGDF
- a CDS encoding ACT domain-containing protein, with product MKKTKFLLVAVDILPEAIRKTAEVKELLSKRPELTVNEAVEKVGISRSAFYKYKDGVFPFYHKASGKIITLALNLEHRAGVLSKVLNFIAQYQGNVLTINQNLPLGGIANVTISIETEEMKVSIEELLEALSQMDGVSKVELVGQS